The genomic stretch ACTAAGCAGTGAAGAGGACCTGATATAAATCTCTCCTCATGGGAATCAGAAAACGCAGGGCAAGAGGGGTTTTCCAGAAAGAACTGGCCAGACTTAGAGCAGATTTCACTGGTTTAGGAAAGAAGGAGCTCAATGACTTTAGGTCTCAGAGCTTTGAGGTGGACTCTAAGTATTGCAAAAGAGAATTGTGTGAGTCAATGATGAAAAGGCTTGGAAAGTACTACTGTTtcattttattgagaaaaaaatgaagggaatagaaaaagaataagagaagTAACTCAAAAATAAAGACAGGAAGTGAAGGAAAAGAGTCTTTCCCAGACCAAGAGTCTGGCAAGAATGTGActaaaggaggaaagggaagagaccCCTGTAGTTATTAACCCTTCTTCCCACAGGGGAATAGTCTCAGGCTCTTGGGAAAGAAGTAGCATCCCCTGCACAACAAAATGACTTCAGGTTGCTAGCAGGAGCATTTTCTGAAATGCTGTGACTGCGCCTGAGAAAGGAAGACAGACTTCACAAACCGGAAGCTTACACTTCTATGGTTTGGATGACATGCCAAGTGGCAATAtgtgtaaacaaacaaataaacaagaaatctGACATGGGACAATAAAGTCCTTGGGATAGCTCTGACTCATCGTAGACACTCATTAATATGTGTTAGTAAATCACATGGGTGGAGATGGTAAGCTCCTTCAGGGCACAGACTGgattttactcatttttgtatCTCTTGGGTCTAACGCAGGACCTGCACAGTGGATGTTTAGTGGTTTGAATCagtaaggaatgaatgagtggtgaaaagaaaataacatgagGTTCAGATTTTTTCagaattcattcaataaatattcagcaGAAATTTACTGAATACTAACTATGAGCAAAATACTGAGATAGGCATTGAATAGAGCAGATAAAAGACTAATTAGACATAGTCTTTGCCCTCAAGTTACTCACAATCTAATAGGCAATACAAATATATTGTAGCTAATCTAATACAAGGGAAAATGTAATGATGGCAGTGATGAAAGAAGTATAGATAAAGTGCTTTTGGAGTAATAAGGAAGGATGCAGTTGTTactgggaaagaatctgaaagaataaTCAGTTATACTAAATTTTAGAGGCAGGCCTCCTTTAGAGGAGtttacccttttttttctttgtgtgtatgtgtatgtgtgtgtgtgtgtttagtttccCTTTCATTCCTTTTGGATAAACCTCATCTCTATGTGTTTTTGTCCCCAAAAGTCTTTCTCTCTGGATCACAACTCATGAGAAATCAAGGTTCATGACAGGCATGTCAGCTAAAAATAGCAGAAGCCAAATGCAGATGATTGTATGTATTTTCTTCTCGTTAATGAATGGAATCACCTTTCCTGCCCTATAGGCCTTTGATTCTAGAGTCTTAGATGTTCAGTCACCACCCACAGTCAAGGAAGAGAAATCAGCCACTGATCTGGCAGCAAAACTCTTACTTCTTGATGAACTTGTGTCTCTGGAGAATGATGTGattgaaacaaagaagaaaagaagcttCTCTGGTTTTGGTTCTCCCCTGGACAGACTCTCAGCTGGCTCTGTAGATCATAAAAGTAAACAGAGGTAAGTGACCTCTTAGAGAaggaacattttcattttctaattcttccactCTGGGTTCAGAAACAGAGaagtccacattaaaaaaatacaatgaaaacctTGTAGGTAAACAGATTTAAAAGTGTCTTAGCTAATTTCTGAGTTTAATGGCATCATCTTAGAAATAACGTTTAGGGAGCAAAATAACTGCTATGGTATGCACAAATATTTTTGTCAAAATGTTTTCTGAAGAAGATTCTGTTGCATGTAAATATAAAGTAGTTCTTACAAGACATAACAGCATTTGGGAAGCAAGGGGAAACGTGTGTCCTATGAGATAAATGTTCTGGTCAGTTGCATTTTCTAGTTAATAAAGGTAACCacaataccattttatttttaccctTGTTACACAGCATTCCAAATGATGTGACTAAGTCCCCTTTCCTATACCAAGAAGGCAGTGAAGAGCTCTCAGGACCTGGAGTCAGGACACATATGTTTAAATCAAATTTCTAAGCATTTCTAGCCATGTGACTTGTATAAGAATCTTATTCTCTGTGATCTTCAGCTtatttatctggaaaatggggataattactTACCTCTATAAAAATCAAATGAGTACTTTGTAAACTGTTAACTATTATAACAGAATTAGAATAATTAAATCTCTCTTTAATCATTGAGTAAGTGTCAGTACTTTAAAGCAGTCATTCCAAACTTAATTCATTTTCTACCCCCTCAGTATCTGTTCCTCACGCTGTACATTTCACAGCAGCAGTGACACAAAAGATCACCCAATTCCCCAAAGTCTGGAATTTGGGGAATTTACTAGGATCCCTTTTGCTCACCAGGATTCCATTTGCTTACATTAAACGTTCCATTATTCACTAAATTCTCTAAATcctatttgttttatatgtttaataTCTCCAGAATATCCTTTTACATTAAGGCTTTCCTAATTCTGGCCTAAATCATCTTTTTGACATGTTTTCTTTCTCCAGTCTTTCCCCATTTCCAGTCTTTC from Pseudorca crassidens isolate mPseCra1 chromosome 5, mPseCra1.hap1, whole genome shotgun sequence encodes the following:
- the OSTN gene encoding osteocrin isoform X1 — protein: MLDWRLASAHFILAATLVVWSSGKVLSVDVTAEAFDSRVLDVQSPPTVKEEKSATDLAAKLLLLDELVSLENDVIETKKKRSFSGFGSPLDRLSAGSVDHKSKQSIPNDVTKSPFLYQEGSEELSGPGVRTHMFKSNF
- the OSTN gene encoding osteocrin isoform X3, producing the protein MLDWRLASAHFILAATLVVWSSGKVLSVDVTAEAFDSRVLDVQSPPTVKEEKSATDLAAKLLLLDELVSLENDVIETKKKRSFSGFGSPLDRLSAGSVDHKSKQRWTQEKRYYVLAPKNYIITQT
- the OSTN gene encoding osteocrin isoform X4, giving the protein MLDWRLASAHFILAATLVVWSSGKVLSVDVTAEAFDSRVLDVQSPPTVKEEKSATDLAAKLLLLDELVSLENDVIETKKKRSFSGFGSPLDRLSAGSVDHKSKQRFSRIGHTVV
- the OSTN gene encoding osteocrin isoform X2, translating into MLDWRLASAHFILAATLVVWSSGKVLSVDVTAEAFDSRVLDVQSPPTVKEEKSATDLAAKLLLLDELVSLENDVIETKKKRSFSGFGSPLDRLSAGSVDHKSKQRKVVDHPKRRFGIPMDRIGRNRLSNSRG